TGGATAAGACCGAACGGCTGTTCAACGAACTAGGCATGAAGGAAGTTAGGCTCCGGAAGGATCAGGAGCGTCTGGAATCGCAAATAGCGGCAGCGGAGCGCAGGCTTGAGGTCATGAACCTCGAAAAAGAGCGCCTCCACGGCGAGGCCGCGACCATTGCCGAAGATGTTTCCAAGGCTGAGTCCGCCATAGGGTCGCTGGAGCTTAAGCGACAGGAACTGGAAACGGAAAGAGAAAGCACAATCCTTAGGATAGACGCACTGAATGAAGAAGCTCGTGCCCGGTCCGAGAAAACCGAAGGAATCAAGATCAGCGTAGCCCAACTGGAAGAGCGGGCCCGATCCCTGGACAAGGAGCTTCAATCTCTCGCGGAAATCATCCGGCAGCATGAAAAGCAAATTGGCGCGTTAATAGACGAAATGGCGCGGAGCGATGCGGATGAAAAACGATTCCGGCAAGAGTTGGCCGCCGGGGAAATCAGGGAAAAAGAACTCATGCAACAGCATGAGGCCCAGGCCGGGCAGATCGAAAACCTGAAAAACCTATCATCAGAATTAGCAGCTGCGGTCAAGTCCCTGGAAGACGAAACAGCTCGAATTGGCAAGGTCGTGCGGGAATTGCGGGAAACCGCACACACCCTGGAAATGGAATCGGTTCGCCTGAGCCAGATGCTTGAAGGACTGGTGGAAAAAATCCTGGAGCGTTACCACCTGGACCCCCGAACCGTTGAACCGCCGGACGCACCGCCCGACGATGCGGAAGTGAATGACATAAAAGCTAAGCTGGAGACCATGGGAGAAGTGAACCTGGCCGCTATAGCCGAAAGCCGCCAGACCGAAGAAAGGCTCGCCTTTCTGATCGAGCAGGAAGAAGACCTCAAAAAAGCCGTGGAGTCCCTGTACGCGACCATCAACGCTATTAACAAGACCACACGGGAACGCTTCCGGGCTGCGTTTGACAGCATAAATGAGAAGTTCCAGGAAATTTTCCCGTACCTATTCAGAGGCGGAGAGGCGCGACTGGAACTTACCGATGAGCAGGATCTTCTCGAAACAGGGGTAGACATCATAACTCGTCCGCCTGGAAAGCGGATTCAGAATATGGATCTCCTGTCAGGCGGAGAAAAGGCCCTTACGGCAGTAGGCTTGATTTTCTCGATTTTTCTGACTCGGCCCTCACCTTTCTGCATCCTGGACGAGGTGGATGCACCGCTGGACGACGCTAACCTGGTGCGCTTTAACGAAATGCTCCGCAAGCTCTCGGGACAGACCCAGTTCCTGGTCATCACTCACAACAAACGAAGCATGGAAGAAGCCGATTCTCTGTACGGCGTCACCATGGAAGAGCCAGGCGCCTCAAGCGTGGTGTCTGTCCAGTTTGTGGCGTGATTCTCAAACCGAATGTCCCAGCCATTGGCAGCAGTGCTAAGAGTTACTCATGTCGATGAGACTTATCTTGGTGACAAGACCCATTGATTTTTCGATCTACCCATAGACACAACTCAGTTTTCGGCTGTAGCCGTCTCACCTTCGTCGATAGACGAGAAATTCGTGATCTTCACTTTACCATCAGGAAAACAAGCCACGATGTCGAGAGTCCCTCCCATTGCCTCAATCGTCGCTCGTAGCGTTGAGATATAGATGTCGGTGCGTTTTTCCAGCTTGGCTACGTTGGGTTGTTTGATGTGCAACGCCTCAGCAAGCCTCGCTTGAGACATTCCTCGCGCACGTCTCAATTCGTGCAGTGCCATTTCAGCAACCATTTTTCGATAGCGCGCATCAGAACGGTCGATTGCTTTGGCGGACATTTTGGCTTCTAGTTCAGCAAATTTACGAGCCATTTTTTGAGTCCTCCTTCTTTAGTGTCTCCAAGTGTTCATCATAAAGCCGATCTGCAATGGGCACATACTCCTCATACCAGCGATCATTTCCAGTTTTGTCTCCACCGATCAGTAAAATCGCGCACCGGCGAGGATCGAAGGCATGGAGCACACGAAAGGGGCGGCCAGCGTGCTGAATCCGTGATTCACGCATATGCTTGTGCCCTGACCCTTTGACACCACTGGAGTGGGGGAAAGGAAGGCTTGGACCATAATCGCCTAGAAGTTTAACGCTAGCTCTTACTGATTCTTGCTCTCCTTCGGTAAGACTGTCCCACCACTCGCCAAACTCATCCGTGTACTCGATGTCCCATTTCATGTTAACAATATACCCTTTAAGATATATACCGTCAAGGGTATAAACAACCTTTTTTGACGGACTATGGCACACAGAGTAGACGGCTATCAAAGAAACCCGTTGGTATATTCAGTAGTCTCCATCTGAATTATGACCCCTCTGAATTCGCCACATCTCCCTTTCGATAAAACTGCCTACTCTTGGCGTGTCTTTACCTTTCATGGTTTTCTGCATATTTTGCTTACTACTTGTCGGGGGCATAATTCCGTCTCACGATTCACATGTCTGCGATGCCAATAGATGGGACATTCCGTTCTCAAAGGGGTCCTCTCTTCACCTGCCGCGAAACCCAGCGCGTAGGATGCGGTGACCAGCGGGAACCATATCGTTCGCGGTAACCGGCTCCCATCGCATCCCACCCGG
This sequence is a window from Desulfomonile tiedjei. Protein-coding genes within it:
- a CDS encoding XRE family transcriptional regulator, with the translated sequence MARKFAELEAKMSAKAIDRSDARYRKMVAEMALHELRRARGMSQARLAEALHIKQPNVAKLEKRTDIYISTLRATIEAMGGTLDIVACFPDGKVKITNFSSIDEGETATAEN
- a CDS encoding type II toxin-antitoxin system RelE/ParE family toxin, producing the protein MKWDIEYTDEFGEWWDSLTEGEQESVRASVKLLGDYGPSLPFPHSSGVKGSGHKHMRESRIQHAGRPFRVLHAFDPRRCAILLIGGDKTGNDRWYEEYVPIADRLYDEHLETLKKEDSKNGS